In Actinomadura citrea, a single window of DNA contains:
- a CDS encoding PH domain-containing protein produces MNLQDMMVHRDTSSRTVDKYLMSYEGRVIAVRRHPAVLLLPVAVVVAGLIACGAASAVSGQIWIWWLWLITVCYLAWKVIAWSVDFFLVTEHRVMVVNGVLNRNVAMMPLAKVTDIALNRSVLGRIFGYGEFVMESAGQKQALRNVGFMPYPEQLYLEVSSVIFGTVEESPD; encoded by the coding sequence GTGAATCTGCAGGACATGATGGTGCACCGCGACACCTCGTCGCGGACCGTCGACAAGTATCTGATGTCCTACGAGGGCCGTGTCATCGCGGTGCGGCGGCATCCCGCCGTCCTGCTGCTGCCGGTGGCGGTCGTCGTCGCCGGGCTCATCGCGTGCGGTGCGGCGAGCGCGGTCAGCGGGCAGATCTGGATCTGGTGGCTCTGGCTGATCACCGTCTGCTACCTGGCCTGGAAGGTGATCGCCTGGTCGGTGGACTTCTTCCTGGTCACCGAGCACCGGGTGATGGTCGTCAACGGGGTCCTCAACCGCAACGTCGCGATGATGCCGCTCGCCAAGGTCACCGACATCGCGCTGAACCGCTCGGTGCTCGGGCGGATCTTCGGCTACGGCGAGTTCGTGATGGAGTCCGCGGGCCAGAAGCAGGCGCTCCGCAACGTCGGTTTCATGCCGTACCCGGAGCAGCTCTACCTGGAGGTCTCGTCGGTCATCTTCGGCACGGTCGAAGAGTCGCCGGACTGA
- a CDS encoding serine/threonine-protein kinase encodes MSQCAQPGCGGTIADGYCDVCGNPPAAVAPAATAAPSVPAPRPPAEQPDRCHQAGCTGTITDGYCDVCGSPPAYTARVQAAAGAGGAGTTGGTGTAGSTATSGSTATGSTRTGSTRTGSARSSGRRGMLGAGLVEVPRVPYRDPSSAVMSDPEVAEAKRYCSGCGEPVGRGRGDRPGRTEGFCPKCGARFSFTPKLGPGDLVGGQYSVLGCLAHGGLGWIYLAKDKNVSDRWVVLKGLLDSGDADAMAAAAAERAFLAEVEHPNIVKIYNFVQHGGDGYIVMEYVGGESLKDILLRQPLPAGQKHLPLAQAIAYGLEVLRAFEYLHAQGLVYCDFKPDNVIQSEEQLRLIDLGGVRRLDDPDGAIYGTVGYQAPEIADAGPSVTSDLYTVGRALAVLSFPFKGYTRGFADSLPPREEIPVLQRYESYDRLLRRATHKEPTARFQDAAEMAEQLTGVLREVLAAEDGAPRPAPSGLFGPERFTTRMAGEAREEAALPPVPPPVAAAGLPVPLVDGADPAAAFVSGLGALEPAQAAEAAANAPERTPEVRLALARAKIELGAAEEADELLDALAADRPSDWRVGWYRAVGLLAQGRVDAAAPLFDRLYGLLPGEAAPKLALAYCREPSAPHDAVRLYETVWRTDQSYINAAFGLARVHLAAGDRRAAVAALDSVPKISIRYVPAQVAAVVTAVRGRPPAELTAGELVAAGHRLAALDLDAERRDRLAAEVLEAALGWILAGPGTAPGTQGGSLFGAALAEAPLRRLLEGTYRELARRTRDRDECRQLVDSANAVRPRTLL; translated from the coding sequence ATGAGCCAGTGCGCGCAGCCGGGATGCGGAGGAACGATCGCGGACGGCTACTGCGACGTCTGCGGCAATCCCCCCGCGGCCGTCGCCCCCGCGGCGACCGCGGCGCCGAGCGTCCCCGCCCCGCGGCCGCCCGCCGAGCAGCCCGACCGATGCCACCAGGCCGGATGCACCGGCACGATCACGGACGGCTACTGCGACGTGTGCGGCTCGCCGCCCGCCTACACCGCCCGCGTCCAGGCGGCCGCGGGCGCCGGCGGCGCGGGCACGACCGGGGGCACGGGCACGGCGGGAAGCACGGCGACGTCGGGAAGCACGGCGACCGGCAGCACCCGGACGGGCAGCACCCGCACCGGGTCGGCCCGCTCCTCCGGCCGCCGCGGCATGCTCGGCGCCGGGCTCGTCGAGGTGCCGCGCGTCCCCTACCGTGACCCGTCCAGCGCGGTCATGAGCGACCCGGAGGTCGCGGAGGCCAAGCGGTACTGCAGCGGCTGCGGCGAGCCCGTCGGCCGGGGGCGCGGCGACCGCCCGGGACGCACGGAGGGCTTCTGCCCCAAGTGCGGCGCCCGGTTCTCCTTCACCCCGAAGCTCGGCCCGGGCGACCTCGTCGGCGGCCAGTACAGCGTTCTGGGCTGCCTCGCCCACGGCGGGCTCGGCTGGATCTACCTGGCCAAGGACAAGAACGTCAGCGACCGCTGGGTGGTCCTGAAGGGCCTGCTCGACAGCGGCGACGCCGACGCGATGGCCGCGGCGGCGGCCGAGCGCGCGTTCCTCGCGGAGGTCGAGCACCCCAACATCGTCAAGATCTACAACTTCGTCCAGCACGGCGGCGACGGCTACATCGTCATGGAGTACGTGGGCGGGGAGTCCCTCAAGGACATCCTGCTCCGGCAGCCGCTGCCGGCCGGCCAGAAGCACCTGCCGCTCGCGCAGGCCATCGCCTACGGGCTGGAGGTGCTGCGGGCGTTCGAGTACCTGCACGCGCAGGGCCTCGTCTACTGCGACTTCAAACCGGACAACGTGATCCAGTCCGAGGAGCAGCTCAGGCTGATCGACCTCGGCGGGGTGCGGCGGCTGGACGACCCGGACGGCGCGATCTACGGCACGGTCGGCTACCAGGCCCCCGAGATCGCCGACGCCGGTCCCTCGGTGACCTCGGACCTCTACACGGTCGGACGGGCGCTCGCCGTGCTGAGCTTCCCGTTCAAGGGCTACACCCGCGGGTTCGCCGACTCGCTGCCGCCGCGCGAGGAGATCCCCGTCCTCCAGCGGTACGAGTCCTACGACCGGCTGCTGCGCCGCGCGACGCACAAGGAGCCGACCGCGCGCTTCCAGGACGCGGCGGAGATGGCCGAGCAGCTCACCGGCGTGCTGCGCGAGGTGCTGGCGGCCGAGGACGGCGCCCCGCGTCCGGCGCCGTCGGGGCTGTTCGGACCGGAGCGGTTCACGACGCGGATGGCGGGCGAGGCGCGGGAGGAGGCGGCGCTGCCGCCCGTCCCGCCGCCGGTCGCCGCGGCGGGGCTGCCGGTTCCGCTGGTGGACGGCGCCGACCCCGCGGCGGCGTTCGTGTCCGGGCTCGGCGCGCTGGAACCGGCGCAGGCCGCCGAGGCGGCGGCGAACGCGCCCGAGCGCACGCCCGAGGTCAGGCTGGCGCTCGCCCGCGCCAAGATCGAACTGGGCGCGGCGGAGGAGGCCGACGAACTGCTCGACGCGCTGGCCGCCGACCGTCCCTCCGACTGGCGGGTCGGCTGGTACCGCGCGGTCGGGCTGCTCGCACAGGGCCGGGTGGACGCGGCCGCGCCGCTGTTCGACCGGCTGTACGGGCTGCTGCCCGGCGAGGCGGCCCCCAAGCTGGCCCTCGCCTACTGCCGCGAGCCTTCGGCGCCGCACGACGCCGTCCGCCTGTACGAGACGGTGTGGCGCACCGACCAGAGCTACATCAACGCCGCCTTCGGCCTCGCCCGCGTGCACCTGGCGGCGGGCGACCGCCGCGCCGCCGTCGCCGCGCTCGACTCGGTACCGAAGATCTCCATCCGGTACGTGCCCGCGCAGGTCGCGGCCGTCGTGACGGCGGTGCGCGGCCGTCCCCCCGCCGAGCTGACGGCGGGCGAGCTGGTCGCCGCGGGCCACCGGCTCGCCGCCCTCGACCTGGACGCCGAGCGGCGCGACAGGCTCGCCGCCGAGGTGCTGGAGGCCGCGCTCGGCTGGATCCTGGCGGGTCCCGGCACGGCGCCCGGGACGCAGGGCGGCTCCCTGTTCGGCGCCGCGCTCGCCGAGGCCCCGCTGCGCCGCCTCCTGGAAGGGACATACCGGGAGCTGGCACGCCGCACCCGTGACAGGGACGAGTGCCGCCAGCTCGTCGACTCCGCCAACGCCGTACGCCCGAGGACGCTGCTGTGA
- a CDS encoding helix-turn-helix transcriptional regulator — MANVATHPQTAHTAPAALTAAEIAALALSLAHLGTGPQATTARRALHTLLDATPHDDVVTTTLATLTTPLDVSTSDRARVVAAAITEHRVVRLCYGDAGANVTIREVEPVTCLVHRDHWYLVGWCRMRRGVRAFRFDRILAVESTGLLARHRRADRYLPFQRRRTD; from the coding sequence ATGGCGAACGTTGCGACGCACCCCCAGACCGCGCACACCGCGCCGGCCGCGCTCACGGCGGCGGAGATCGCCGCCCTCGCGCTCTCGCTCGCGCACCTCGGCACCGGCCCGCAGGCCACCACCGCGCGCCGCGCCCTGCACACCCTCCTCGACGCCACCCCGCACGACGACGTGGTCACCACCACGCTCGCCACCCTCACCACGCCCCTGGACGTCTCCACCTCCGACCGCGCCCGCGTGGTCGCCGCCGCCATCACCGAGCACCGCGTCGTCCGGCTCTGCTACGGCGACGCCGGCGCCAACGTCACGATCCGCGAGGTCGAGCCGGTCACCTGCCTCGTGCACCGCGACCACTGGTACCTCGTCGGCTGGTGCCGCATGCGCCGGGGCGTGCGCGCCTTCCGCTTCGACCGCATCCTCGCGGTCGAGTCCACCGGCCTGCTCGCCCGGCACCGGCGCGCCGACCGCTACCTCCCCTTCCAGAGGCGCCGCACGGACTGA
- a CDS encoding protein phosphatase 2C domain-containing protein translates to MTDDRTGADDITGTDAPRTDATGTGTAGTDQGKAAELACPSCGAVVFAEEIFCEECGHRLADGPPAESTGRDGATIRQESAPSAGRPRRADGAGPCPGCDGTAIDADGYCETCGLRQPAERDHVEIELPGGSGGNGTRPVVAAGASDRGRRYSRNEDALALAAHLSGIAAVVSDGVGSSQRPDEASRAAADTGLAELVARLDAGEDAEDATRHAALRAAAAVAALATSPSDAPSCTYVSAVTRGPAVTVGWIGDSRAYWLAADGPAGPGEDAAPGPAPDEVDAAEVSTGDMAELSASRRLTEDDSWAAFMVAEGSLTEAEAEAHPNAHVITGWLGADAGQVSPHVATFRPGGPGTLLVCSDGLWNYFPAAADLAALLAGPGGGESPGPAADPLGTARTLVSRALDAGGRDNITVAVIPVPSPGGSGGRVHESIPQSTEEPR, encoded by the coding sequence GTGACCGACGACCGCACCGGAGCCGACGACATCACCGGAACCGACGCCCCCCGAACCGACGCGACCGGAACCGGCACGGCCGGAACCGACCAGGGAAAGGCGGCCGAGCTCGCCTGCCCCTCCTGCGGCGCCGTGGTGTTCGCCGAAGAGATCTTCTGCGAGGAGTGCGGGCACCGGCTCGCCGACGGCCCGCCCGCCGAGTCCACCGGGCGTGACGGCGCCACGATCAGGCAGGAGTCCGCGCCGTCCGCCGGCCGGCCCCGGCGGGCCGACGGAGCGGGCCCGTGCCCCGGATGCGACGGGACGGCGATCGACGCCGACGGCTACTGCGAGACGTGCGGCCTGCGCCAGCCCGCCGAGCGCGACCACGTCGAGATCGAACTGCCGGGCGGATCCGGCGGCAACGGCACCCGCCCGGTCGTCGCCGCGGGCGCGAGCGACCGCGGCCGCCGCTACAGCCGCAACGAGGACGCGCTGGCCCTCGCCGCGCACCTGTCCGGGATCGCCGCCGTCGTGTCCGACGGCGTCGGATCCTCGCAGCGTCCCGACGAGGCGTCCCGCGCCGCGGCCGACACCGGCCTCGCCGAGCTGGTGGCGCGGCTCGACGCCGGCGAGGACGCCGAGGACGCCACCCGGCACGCGGCGCTCCGCGCGGCCGCCGCCGTCGCCGCGCTCGCCACGTCGCCGTCCGACGCACCGTCGTGCACCTACGTGTCCGCCGTGACGCGCGGCCCGGCGGTCACGGTCGGCTGGATCGGGGACAGCCGCGCCTACTGGCTGGCCGCGGACGGCCCCGCCGGGCCGGGCGAGGACGCCGCGCCGGGGCCCGCGCCTGACGAGGTGGACGCGGCCGAGGTCAGCACCGGCGACATGGCCGAGCTCAGCGCGTCCCGCCGGCTCACCGAGGACGACTCGTGGGCCGCGTTCATGGTCGCCGAGGGGTCGCTGACCGAGGCGGAGGCGGAGGCCCACCCGAACGCGCACGTCATCACCGGGTGGCTGGGCGCCGACGCCGGGCAGGTCAGCCCGCACGTGGCGACGTTCCGGCCCGGCGGCCCCGGCACGCTTCTGGTGTGCAGCGACGGCCTGTGGAACTACTTCCCGGCCGCCGCCGACCTGGCGGCGCTGCTGGCCGGGCCCGGGGGCGGGGAGTCCCCCGGCCCGGCGGCCGACCCGCTCGGCACCGCGCGGACGCTGGTGAGCCGCGCGCTGGACGCCGGCGGCCGCGACAACATCACGGTCGCCGTGATCCCGGTCCCCTCCCCCGGCGGCTCCGGCGGCCGCGTCCACGAGAGCATCCCCCAGAGCACGGAGGAGCCCCGATGA
- a CDS encoding vWA domain-containing protein, whose translation MREPQFTISIDQNKYLPEGGREVHAIVSVEASAAEGTAEGAHVPSSTRASEVVIIDTSGSMSYPGTKLRAAIAAAQVAVDTLRDGVEFAVVSGSNAAKMVFPRHQGTVPATPDTRAEAKHALSRLTAAGGTAIGSWLRLADDLFGGRDGIRHAILLTDGKNQHETAEELDAALARCGGRFVCDCRGVGTDWEVAELRKVASALLGSVGMVADPAGLVEDFRAMTEAAMGKSVADVALRVWTPQTARLRFVKQVSPSVEDLTGKRAESAPQAGDYPLGAWGAESRDYHICVEVPPGEIGKELRAAWVKLVVPGPPGEEARVVATANVLAQWTDDEAESTRINPRVAGYTGQAELAAAIQEGLQARKDGDLDTATARLGRAVVLAGEAGNDEITAMLRKVVDVVDEATGTVRLKRDIAKADEMELDTRSSKTVRTRKDETVTTRRGEG comes from the coding sequence ATGAGGGAGCCGCAGTTCACCATCTCCATCGACCAGAACAAGTACCTGCCCGAGGGCGGCCGCGAGGTGCACGCCATCGTGTCGGTCGAGGCGAGCGCCGCCGAGGGCACGGCCGAGGGCGCCCACGTCCCGTCCTCGACCCGGGCGTCCGAGGTCGTCATCATCGACACCTCCGGCTCGATGTCCTACCCCGGGACCAAGCTGCGCGCGGCGATCGCGGCCGCGCAGGTCGCGGTCGACACGCTGCGCGACGGCGTGGAGTTCGCGGTCGTCTCCGGCTCCAACGCGGCCAAGATGGTCTTCCCCCGGCACCAGGGGACGGTCCCGGCGACGCCGGACACCCGCGCGGAGGCCAAGCACGCGCTGAGCCGGCTGACGGCCGCCGGCGGCACCGCGATCGGATCCTGGCTGCGGCTGGCCGACGACCTCTTCGGCGGCCGCGACGGCATCCGGCACGCGATCCTGCTGACCGACGGCAAGAACCAGCACGAGACGGCGGAGGAGCTCGACGCGGCCCTGGCCCGCTGCGGCGGGAGGTTCGTCTGCGACTGCCGCGGCGTCGGCACCGACTGGGAGGTCGCCGAGCTGCGCAAGGTGGCGTCCGCGCTGCTCGGCAGCGTCGGCATGGTGGCCGACCCCGCCGGGCTGGTCGAGGACTTCCGCGCCATGACGGAGGCGGCGATGGGCAAGTCCGTCGCCGACGTCGCCCTGCGCGTGTGGACGCCGCAGACGGCGCGGCTGCGGTTCGTCAAGCAGGTCTCCCCGTCGGTGGAGGACCTCACCGGCAAGCGCGCGGAGTCGGCGCCGCAGGCCGGCGACTACCCGCTCGGAGCGTGGGGCGCCGAGAGCCGCGACTACCACATCTGCGTGGAGGTGCCGCCGGGCGAGATCGGCAAGGAGCTGCGCGCCGCGTGGGTGAAGCTCGTCGTGCCCGGCCCGCCGGGCGAGGAGGCGCGGGTCGTCGCGACCGCGAACGTCCTCGCCCAGTGGACCGACGACGAGGCGGAGTCCACCCGGATCAACCCGCGGGTGGCGGGCTACACCGGGCAGGCGGAGCTGGCCGCGGCGATCCAGGAGGGCCTGCAGGCCCGCAAGGACGGTGACCTCGACACCGCGACGGCGCGGCTCGGCCGGGCCGTGGTGCTCGCGGGCGAGGCGGGCAACGACGAGATCACCGCGATGCTCCGCAAGGTGGTGGACGTCGTGGACGAGGCGACCGGTACCGTCCGGTTGAAGCGCGACATCGCCAAGGCCGACGAGATGGAGCTCGACACGCGCTCCAGCAAGACGGTCCGGACCCGCAAGGACGAGACGGTGACCACCAGGAGGGGCGAGGGCTGA
- a CDS encoding glutamate--cysteine ligase, whose translation MTLRAGARTFGVEEELLLVDPETGVPQALSGSVIRHARRHDELFLTGGRRSKALETELQREQLETATPVCGSLNQLSDHVRSARVAAGKSAAGVGAAVVALATSPVSVRPSLTPSHRYMRMSDAFGPTADEQLTCGCHVHVGIDSPQEGVAVLDRIRPWLPPLLALSGNSPFWQATDTGSDSWRHQVWGRWPSSGPTELFGSESAYRTAVEALLATGVLVDEGMIYFDARLSRHYPTVEIRVPDVCLDADDAVLMGALVRALVDTAADAWRRSEPPDPVRTDLMRLAMWRAGRSGLRGELVHPRTHTAAPAREVLTAFVEHLSPALDRAGDLDIVTKLLGGVLERGNGARFQRAAYARNGDIRSVVTAAVQRTMAV comes from the coding sequence GTGACACTTCGCGCGGGTGCGCGCACGTTCGGCGTGGAGGAGGAGCTGCTCCTGGTCGACCCGGAGACGGGCGTGCCCCAGGCCCTCTCCGGCTCCGTGATCCGTCACGCCCGGCGTCACGACGAGCTGTTCCTGACCGGCGGACGGCGCTCCAAGGCGCTGGAGACCGAGCTCCAGCGCGAGCAGCTGGAGACGGCCACCCCGGTCTGCGGCTCGCTGAACCAGCTGTCCGACCACGTCCGGTCGGCGCGGGTGGCGGCGGGCAAGTCGGCGGCCGGGGTGGGCGCCGCCGTTGTCGCCCTGGCGACGTCGCCGGTCAGCGTCCGCCCGTCGCTGACCCCGTCGCACCGCTACATGCGGATGTCCGACGCCTTCGGGCCCACCGCCGACGAGCAGCTCACCTGCGGCTGCCACGTGCACGTCGGCATCGACTCCCCGCAGGAGGGCGTCGCCGTCCTCGACCGGATCCGGCCGTGGCTGCCCCCGCTGCTCGCGCTCAGCGGGAACTCCCCGTTCTGGCAGGCCACCGACACGGGCTCCGACAGCTGGCGCCACCAGGTCTGGGGCCGCTGGCCCTCCAGCGGCCCGACCGAGCTGTTCGGCTCGGAGAGCGCGTACCGGACGGCGGTGGAGGCGCTGCTGGCGACCGGCGTCCTGGTGGACGAGGGCATGATCTACTTCGACGCCCGGCTGTCACGGCACTACCCGACCGTCGAGATCCGCGTCCCGGACGTGTGCCTGGACGCCGACGACGCCGTGCTGATGGGCGCGCTCGTGCGGGCGCTGGTCGACACCGCCGCCGACGCGTGGCGGCGGAGCGAGCCGCCCGACCCGGTGCGCACGGACCTGATGCGCCTGGCCATGTGGCGCGCCGGGCGCTCGGGCCTGCGCGGAGAACTCGTGCACCCGCGCACCCACACCGCCGCCCCCGCCCGCGAGGTCCTCACCGCGTTCGTCGAGCACCTGTCCCCCGCGCTCGATCGCGCCGGCGACCTCGACATCGTCACCAAGCTTCTGGGCGGCGTGCTGGAACGCGGGAACGGAGCCCGCTTCCAGCGCGCCGCCTACGCCCGCAACGGCGACATCAGGAGCGTGGTCACCGCCGCCGTCCAGCGGACGATGGCGGTCTGA
- a CDS encoding NAD(P)/FAD-dependent oxidoreductase: MNVAASLAGAAPEPFWLQDPARPGAGPALSGALRCDLAVVGGGYSGLWTALLAKERDPSLDVVVVEAGRIGAAASGRNGGFCAASLTHGLENGLGRWPDDVHALERLGWDNLRAIAETLTRHGIDAEWEPTGEMSVATEEWQVPALQEAAEKAYEHGWEPIMLGPEAVRAEVDSPTYLAGLWDRDAVAMVHPAKLAWGLAAACRALGVRVFENTRVTALRPDARRLRLTAAAPPRRGDRAPRPLGTVTARNVALGTGAFPPILRRLRNYVVPVYDYALVTEPLTPAQREAIGWRHRQGLGDSANQFHYYRLTADDRILWGGYDAVYHFGNGMRPGLERRPSTYATLARHFFTTFPQLEGVRFTHAWGGVIDTCSRFCAFYGTAYDGRLAYAAGYTGLGVGATRFGADVMLDLLRVGLAPGEETERTRLAMVRSRPVPFPPEPLRYGVIELTRREIARADRNAGRRGLWLRTLDRMGLGFDS; the protein is encoded by the coding sequence GTGAACGTCGCCGCGTCGCTCGCCGGCGCCGCCCCGGAGCCGTTCTGGCTCCAGGACCCGGCCCGCCCCGGCGCGGGCCCGGCGCTGTCCGGCGCGCTGAGGTGCGACCTCGCCGTCGTCGGCGGGGGGTACAGCGGCCTGTGGACGGCGCTGCTCGCCAAGGAGCGCGACCCGTCCCTGGACGTGGTCGTGGTGGAGGCCGGCCGGATCGGCGCCGCCGCGTCCGGACGCAACGGCGGGTTCTGCGCCGCCAGCCTCACCCACGGTCTGGAGAACGGCCTCGGGCGCTGGCCGGACGACGTCCACGCGCTCGAACGCCTCGGCTGGGACAACCTGCGCGCGATCGCCGAGACCCTGACCCGCCACGGCATCGACGCCGAATGGGAGCCGACGGGGGAGATGAGCGTCGCCACCGAGGAATGGCAGGTGCCCGCGCTCCAGGAGGCGGCGGAGAAGGCCTACGAGCACGGCTGGGAACCGATCATGCTCGGCCCGGAGGCGGTCCGCGCGGAGGTCGACTCGCCCACCTACCTCGCGGGCCTGTGGGACCGCGACGCCGTCGCCATGGTGCACCCGGCGAAGCTCGCCTGGGGCCTGGCGGCGGCGTGCCGCGCCCTCGGCGTCCGCGTCTTCGAGAACACCCGCGTCACCGCGCTGCGCCCCGATGCCCGCCGGCTCCGGCTGACGGCCGCCGCGCCCCCGCGGCGAGGCGACCGGGCACCCCGCCCGCTCGGGACGGTCACCGCCCGGAACGTCGCCCTGGGGACCGGTGCCTTCCCACCGATCCTGCGGCGCCTGCGCAACTACGTCGTCCCTGTGTACGACTACGCCCTCGTCACCGAGCCGCTCACCCCCGCGCAACGCGAGGCCATCGGATGGCGGCACCGGCAAGGGCTCGGCGACAGCGCAAACCAGTTCCACTACTACCGGCTGACCGCCGACGACCGGATCCTGTGGGGCGGCTACGACGCCGTCTACCACTTCGGCAACGGAATGCGTCCCGGCCTGGAACGGCGTCCCTCCACGTACGCGACCCTGGCCCGGCACTTCTTCACGACGTTCCCGCAACTGGAGGGCGTGCGCTTCACCCATGCCTGGGGCGGCGTCATCGACACGTGCAGCCGCTTCTGCGCCTTCTACGGGACGGCCTACGACGGCAGGCTCGCGTACGCGGCGGGTTACACCGGCCTCGGGGTCGGCGCCACCCGCTTCGGAGCGGACGTCATGCTCGACCTCCTGCGCGTCGGACTCGCGCCCGGCGAGGAGACCGAACGGACACGGCTGGCGATGGTGCGCTCCAGGCCCGTCCCGTTCCCGCCCGAGCCGCTGCGCTACGGCGTCATCGAGCTGACCCGGCGCGAGATCGCCCGCGCGGACCGCAACGCGGGACGCCGCGGCCTCTGGCTTCGCACCCTCGACCGCATGGGCCTCGGCTTCGACTCCTGA
- a CDS encoding FHA domain-containing protein: protein MASCPSGHTSHAQDYCDVCGERIEGAPSGAAPGPSGPRPSPGGSACPDCGTPGTDRFCEACGYDFAIGGGKPTPTPEPAVAPEPAVSVPSEPGATPRGPSDPRRPPAPPVPAPPVPAPPVPAPPVPAPPVPAPPVPAPPVPAPPVPGTVWTAVVRADREYYSTVIAEEGPDSASLAFPPYAPERRVPLAGQQVRIGRRSSSQPSPPEIDLREPPEDPGVSHVHAVLLAKPDGTWTLVDPGSTNRTCVNGSTDPIPYNVEIPVSDGDRIHVGAWTTITLTRGEAT, encoded by the coding sequence ATGGCGAGTTGCCCCAGCGGACACACCTCGCACGCGCAGGACTACTGCGACGTCTGCGGCGAGCGCATCGAGGGCGCCCCTTCCGGCGCGGCCCCCGGGCCGTCCGGTCCGCGGCCGTCGCCGGGCGGGTCCGCGTGCCCCGACTGCGGTACGCCCGGCACCGACCGCTTCTGCGAGGCGTGCGGCTACGACTTCGCCATCGGGGGCGGCAAGCCCACGCCGACGCCCGAGCCCGCGGTCGCGCCGGAGCCCGCGGTGTCCGTCCCGTCCGAGCCGGGCGCGACGCCGCGCGGACCGTCCGATCCGCGGCGCCCGCCCGCGCCGCCCGTGCCCGCTCCCCCCGTTCCGGCTCCGCCGGTTCCGGCTCCGCCCGTGCCCGCGCCTCCCGTCCCGGCCCCGCCGGTCCCGGCCCCGCCCGTTCCGGCGCCGCCGGTGCCCGGGACGGTGTGGACGGCGGTCGTGCGCGCCGACCGCGAGTACTACAGCACGGTCATCGCCGAGGAGGGGCCCGACTCGGCGTCCCTGGCGTTCCCCCCGTACGCGCCCGAGCGGCGGGTCCCGCTCGCCGGGCAGCAGGTCCGCATCGGGCGGCGCAGCTCCTCGCAGCCGTCCCCGCCCGAGATCGACCTGCGCGAGCCGCCCGAGGACCCCGGTGTCTCCCACGTCCACGCGGTGCTGCTGGCGAAGCCCGACGGCACCTGGACGCTGGTCGACCCCGGCTCGACCAACCGCACCTGCGTGAACGGCTCCACCGATCCCATCCCGTACAACGTGGAGATCCCGGTCTCCGACGGCGACCGGATCCACGTGGGGGCCTGGACCACCATCACGCTCACCCGAGGCGAGGCGACATGA
- a CDS encoding glutamate ABC transporter substrate-binding protein, producing MVEVTARRIAAAVLAAAAVLGAGTACGIADAGEDTVAGKDALVIGVNGDQPGLGERRADGTFTGFDVDIAKEVARRMGVSPGGVTFKRVTSATREKMLQDGDVDLVVASYSITPERKVKVSFAGPYYVAHQDILVRRSEARAIRDIDGLKGRRLCRVQGSVSFPRVHDEQGVAALPVEASGYAGCLTELTEGRLDAVSTDDLILAGLAAKASGGGGGLTLVNAPFTDEPYGVGIRKGDVDGCEAVNKAITRMYQDGTAARLLDTWFRPAGLRVTTTVPQFEGCV from the coding sequence GTGGTCGAAGTGACGGCGCGGCGCATCGCGGCGGCGGTCCTCGCGGCGGCGGCCGTCCTCGGCGCGGGAACGGCGTGCGGGATCGCCGACGCCGGTGAGGACACCGTCGCCGGAAAGGACGCTCTCGTCATCGGCGTGAACGGCGACCAGCCGGGACTCGGCGAACGGCGCGCGGACGGCACTTTCACGGGATTCGACGTCGACATCGCGAAAGAGGTCGCCCGGCGGATGGGCGTGAGTCCCGGCGGCGTGACGTTCAAGCGCGTGACGTCGGCGACCCGCGAGAAAATGCTCCAGGACGGGGACGTCGACCTCGTGGTGGCCAGCTATTCCATCACGCCGGAACGCAAGGTGAAGGTGTCGTTCGCGGGTCCCTACTATGTGGCCCACCAGGACATTCTCGTCCGCAGGTCCGAAGCCCGCGCCATCCGCGACATCGACGGCCTGAAAGGGCGGCGGCTCTGCCGCGTGCAGGGTTCGGTGTCGTTCCCGCGCGTCCACGACGAGCAGGGCGTCGCCGCGTTGCCGGTCGAGGCGAGCGGGTACGCCGGCTGCCTCACCGAGCTCACCGAGGGGCGGCTCGACGCGGTCTCGACCGACGACCTGATCCTCGCGGGCCTCGCGGCGAAGGCGTCCGGGGGCGGCGGCGGTCTCACGCTGGTCAACGCCCCCTTCACCGACGAGCCCTACGGCGTCGGCATCCGCAAGGGCGACGTCGACGGCTGCGAGGCGGTCAACAAGGCGATCACGCGGATGTACCAGGACGGCACCGCGGCGCGGCTGCTGGACACGTGGTTCCGCCCCGCCGGGCTGAGGGTGACCACCACCGTCCCGCAATTCGAGGGCTGCGTCTGA